Proteins from a single region of Gambusia affinis linkage group LG12, SWU_Gaff_1.0, whole genome shotgun sequence:
- the LOC122841309 gene encoding cullin-3-like gives MSNLKGGTKKDTKMRIRAFPMTMDEKYVNNIWDLLKNAIQEIQRKNNSGLSFEELYRNAYTMVLHKHGEKLYTGLREVVTEHLINKVREDVLNSLNNNFLQTLNQAWNDHQTAMVMIRDILMYMDRVYVQQNNVENVYNLGLIIFRDQVVRYGCIRDHLRQTLLDMIARERKGEVVDRGAIRNACQMLMILGLDGRSVYEEDFECPFLDMSAEFFQMESQKFLAENSASVYIKKVEARINEEIERVMHCLDKSTEEPIVKVVERELISKHMKTIVEMENSGLVHMLKNGKTEDLACMYKLFSRVPNGLKTMCECMSSYLREQGKALVSEEGEGKNPVDYIQGLLDLKTRFDHFLLESFNNDRLFKQTIAGDFEYFLNLNSRSPEYLSLFIDDKLKKGVKGLTEQEVESILDKAMVLFRFMQEKDVFERYYKQHLGRRLLSNKSVSDDSEKNMISKLKTECGCQFTSKLEGMFRDMSISNTTMDEFRQYIQSISASLSGVDLTVRVLTTGYWPTQSATPKCTIPHAPRDAYEVFRRFYLAKHSGRQLTLQHHMGGADLNATFYGAIKKEDGSEVGVGGAQVTGSNTRKHILQVSTFQMTILMLFNNREKCIFEEIQQETDIPERELVRALQSLACGKPTQRVLTKEPKSKEIENGHVFTVNDQFTSKLHRVKIQTVAAKQGESDPERKETRQKVDDDRKHEIEAAIVRIMKSRKKMQHNVLVAEVTQQLRARFLPSPVVIKKRIEGLIEREYLARTPEDRKVYTYVA, from the exons ATGTCCAACCTCAAAGGCGGCACCAAGAAGGACACCAAGATGAGGATACGAGCCTTTCCT ATGACGATGGATGAGAAATACGTAAATAACATCTGGGACCTTCTGAAAAATGCCATCCAGGAGATTCAGAGGAAGAACAACAGCGGGCTGAGCTTTGAGGAGCTTTACAGGAATGCTTACACCATGGTGCTCCACAAGCACGGAGAGAAGCTCTACACAGGCCTAAGGGAAGTGGTCACAGAGCACCTCATCAACAAA gTACGGGAAGATGTTCTAAACTCCTTAAACAATAACTTTCTGCAAACACTGAACCAGGCTTGGAATGACCATCAAACTGCCATGGTTATGATCAGAGACATCCTTATGTACATG GATAGGGTTTATGTTCAGCAAAACAACGTGGAGAATGTATACAACCTCGGCCTAATCATATTCAGGGACCAGGTGGTACGCTACGGCTGCATTCGGGACCACTTACGACAGACGTTGCTGGACATGATTGCGCGGGAAAGAAAAGGGGAAGTTGTAGACAG GGGCGCCATCAGAAACGCCTGCCAAATGCTGATGATTCTCGGCCTGGACGGTAGGTCTGTATACGAGGAGGACTTCGAATGCCCCTTCTTAGACATGTCGGCTGAATTCTTCCAG ATGGAGAGTCAGAAGTTCCTGGCAGAAAACAGTGCCAGTGTCTACATAAAGAAGGTCGAGGCTAGGATCAATGAAGAGATTGAGCGAGTTATGCACTGCTTAGACAAGTCAACCGAAGAGCCAATCGTTAAGGTAGTGGAAAGGGAGCTTATTtcaaaacacatgaaaactATTGTGGAGATGGAGAATTCTGGCTTGGTGCATATGCTCAAGAATGGAAAGACGGAag ATCTGGCTTGCATGTACAAGCTATTCAGTCGAGTACCAAATGGCCTGAAAACAATGTGCGAGTGTATGAGCTCGTACCTGAGGGAACAGGGCAAAGCTCTGGTGTCAGAAGAGGGAGAGGGCAAGAACCCTGTTGATTACATTCAG GGTCTGCTAGACTTGAAAACGCGGTTTGATCATTTCCTCCTCGAGTCTTTCAATAATGACAGACTCTTTAAGCAAACTATCGCTGGAGACTTTGAGTATTTTCTTAACCTCAACTCGCGCTCACCAGAGTACCTGTCACTGTTCATAGACGATAAGCTCAAGAAGGGAGTAAAAGGA ctgacagaacaggaagtggagtCTATTCTCGACAAGGCCATGGTGTTGTTCAGGTTTATGCAGGAGAAGGACGTTTTCGAAAGATACTACAAGCAGCATTTGGGCCGTCGGCTTCTCAGCAACAAGAGTGTCTCGGATGATTCCGAGAAGAACATGATCTCTAAGCTGAAG ACAGAATGTGGCTGTCAGTTCACCTCTAAACTGGAAGGAATGTTCAGAGACATGAGCATCTCAAACACTACTATGGATGAGTTCAGGCAGTACATTCAGAGCATATCG GCTTCTTTAAGTGGTGTAGACCTAACAGTAAGGGTTCTTACCACGGGTTACTGGCCTACACAGTCGGCAACACCCAAGTGCACCATCCCTCATGCTCCTAGAGATGCATATGAAGTCTTCAGAAG GTTTTACCTTGCTAAGCACAGTGGAAGGCAGCTCACACTACAACATCACATGGGTGGAGCAGACCTGAATGCAACCTTTTATGGAGCTATCAAAAAG GAGGATGGTTCAGAGGTTGGTGTCGGTGGAGCACAGGTAACAGGTTCTAACACCCGAAAGCACATCTTGCAGGTCTCCACCTTCCAGATGACCATCCTCATGCTCTTCAACAACAGGGAAAAGTGCATTTTTGAG GAGATCCAACAGGAGACAGACATCCCAGAGAGAGAGCTGGTGCGGGCGTTGCAGTCTTTAGCCTGTGGAAAACCTACACAAAGAGTTCTAACAAAAGAGCCAAAGTCGAAAGAGATTGAAAATGGCCATGTGTTTACAGTCAATGATCAGTTTACCTCCAAGCTGCACAGAGTCAAAATCCAGACAG TTGCTGCTAAGCAAGGAGAATCGGATCCCGAAAGAAAGGAGACACGACAGAAAGTTGATGATGACAGGAAGCATGAGATCGAGGCAGCCATCGTCCGCATCATGAAGTCGAGGAAGAAGATGCAGCACAATGTCCTGGTAGCAGAG GTGACCCAGCAGCTCCGAGCACGGTTTCTTCCCAGTCCTGTGGTAATCAAAAAGCGCATTGAAGGACTGATAGAAAGAGAATACTTGGCACGGACGCCAGAGGATCGCAAAGTGTACACCTACGTGGCGTAG
- the LOC122841311 gene encoding dehydrogenase/reductase SDR family member 12-like isoform X2, with amino-acid sequence MAIAKKGGTVHMVCRNKDKAEEAKSEIVSESGNAEVYVHVVDISQTRKVWEFAEAFKKEQPSLNVLINNAGCMIHKRELNTEGLEMNFATNTMGVYILTQSLIPLLQKSWDPRVITVSSGGMLVQNLRVDDLQSEKGHFDGVMVYAQNKRQQVVLTEHWAKDNPVIHFSVMHPGWVDTPAVSTAMPQFHRMMGDRLRSVDQGADTVVWLALSRAAARKRSGQFFQDRKSVPMHLPLAWTQSSAEEIQSFITQLETLARAVQSQHDLKGHTDTSVPQFV; translated from the exons ATGGCTATAGCCAAGAAAG GAGGAACAGTCCACATGGTGTGCAGGAACAAAGACAAAGCAGAAGAAGCCAAGTCAGAGATTGTTTCTGAGTCTGGGAACGCG GAGGTATACGTCCATGTCGTTGACATCTCCCAGACACGCAAAGTGTGGGAGTTTGCTGAGGCCTTCAAGAAAGAGCAGCCATCGCTGAATGTCTTG ATAAACAATGCAGGCTGTATGATTCACAAGAGAGAGCTGAACACAGAGGGCCTGGAGATGAACTTTGCCACCAACACCATGG GGGTGTATATTCTCACTCAGTCTCTCATACCACTACTGCAGAAGAGCTGGGACCCACGAGTG ATCACTGTGTCCTCAGGGGGCATGCTGGTCCAGAATCTCAGAGTTGATGATTTGCAGTCGGAGAAGGGCCACTTTGATGGCGTCATGGTCTATGCACAAAACAAG AGACAGCAGGTGGTGCTAACAGAACACTGGGCCAAAGACAACCCCGTCATTCACTTTTCTGTCATGCATCCGGGCTGGGTTGACACGCCAG CTGTTTCTACGGCAATGCCTCAGTTTCATCGGATGATGGGGGACAGGTTGCGCAGTGTGGACCAAGGAGCTGACACGGTTGTGTGGTTAGCTCTGTCCAGAGCTGCTGCTAGAAAACGTAGTGGCCAGTTTTTCCAAG atcgTAAGTCCGTTCCCATGCATCTGCCCCTGGCTTGGACTCAGAGTTCTGCTGAAGAGATTCAGAGTTTCATAACTCAGCTGGAGACTCTGGCTAGAGCTGTTCAGTCACAACATGATCTTAAAGGACATACGGATACTTCTGTACCTCAGTTTGTCTGA
- the LOC122841311 gene encoding dehydrogenase/reductase SDR family member 12-like isoform X1, which translates to MTVSWSVSMLLQLMIGREQYIASASVSCDTNQSQWLRKKQGNWLVHCSGNCCPLHIMSIYRNAIWFLNGIQQYTRKGYVAASKDFETKDLEVSAVGRSFLITGANSGIGKATAMAIAKKGGTVHMVCRNKDKAEEAKSEIVSESGNAEVYVHVVDISQTRKVWEFAEAFKKEQPSLNVLINNAGCMIHKRELNTEGLEMNFATNTMGVYILTQSLIPLLQKSWDPRVITVSSGGMLVQNLRVDDLQSEKGHFDGVMVYAQNKRQQVVLTEHWAKDNPVIHFSVMHPGWVDTPAVSTAMPQFHRMMGDRLRSVDQGADTVVWLALSRAAARKRSGQFFQDRKSVPMHLPLAWTQSSAEEIQSFITQLETLARAVQSQHDLKGHTDTSVPQFV; encoded by the exons atgaCTGTCAGCTGGTCCGTTTCGATGTTATTGCAACTAATGATCGGTAGGGAGCAGTATATTGCTTCTGCATCTGTTTCATGTGATACCAACCAGTCTCAGTGGTTGAGAAAGAAACAGGGTAACTGGTTGGTCCATTGCTCTGGGAATTGTTGTCCACTTCACATCATGTCTATTTACCGAAACGCCATCTGGTTTTTGAATGGGATCCAACAATACACAAG gaagGGATACGTAGCCGCTTCTAAAGACTTTGAGACGAAGGATCTTGAAGTTTCTGCAGTGGGGCGATCTTTCTTGATCACTGGAGCCAATAGTGGTATTGGCAAAGCAACAGCCATGGCTATAGCCAAGAAAG GAGGAACAGTCCACATGGTGTGCAGGAACAAAGACAAAGCAGAAGAAGCCAAGTCAGAGATTGTTTCTGAGTCTGGGAACGCG GAGGTATACGTCCATGTCGTTGACATCTCCCAGACACGCAAAGTGTGGGAGTTTGCTGAGGCCTTCAAGAAAGAGCAGCCATCGCTGAATGTCTTG ATAAACAATGCAGGCTGTATGATTCACAAGAGAGAGCTGAACACAGAGGGCCTGGAGATGAACTTTGCCACCAACACCATGG GGGTGTATATTCTCACTCAGTCTCTCATACCACTACTGCAGAAGAGCTGGGACCCACGAGTG ATCACTGTGTCCTCAGGGGGCATGCTGGTCCAGAATCTCAGAGTTGATGATTTGCAGTCGGAGAAGGGCCACTTTGATGGCGTCATGGTCTATGCACAAAACAAG AGACAGCAGGTGGTGCTAACAGAACACTGGGCCAAAGACAACCCCGTCATTCACTTTTCTGTCATGCATCCGGGCTGGGTTGACACGCCAG CTGTTTCTACGGCAATGCCTCAGTTTCATCGGATGATGGGGGACAGGTTGCGCAGTGTGGACCAAGGAGCTGACACGGTTGTGTGGTTAGCTCTGTCCAGAGCTGCTGCTAGAAAACGTAGTGGCCAGTTTTTCCAAG atcgTAAGTCCGTTCCCATGCATCTGCCCCTGGCTTGGACTCAGAGTTCTGCTGAAGAGATTCAGAGTTTCATAACTCAGCTGGAGACTCTGGCTAGAGCTGTTCAGTCACAACATGATCTTAAAGGACATACGGATACTTCTGTACCTCAGTTTGTCTGA
- the ap1s3b gene encoding AP-1 complex subunit sigma-3b isoform X2 has translation MMHFLLLFSRQGRLRLQKWYTAISEREKKKIIREMTTMVLARQPRTCNFIQWKDMKIVYKRYASLYFCLGVEHEENELLALEIIHRYVELLDKYFGNVCELDIIFNFEKAYFILDEFLMGGEIQETSKQIVNRAIESSDMLQETMEEYMSKPAF, from the exons ATG ATGcatttcctgctgctcttcagTCGCCAAGGGCGTCTGCGTCTGCAGAAGTGGTACACGGCCATATCAGAGCgtgagaagaagaagattaTAAGGGAGATGACAACCATGGTCTTAGCTAGGCAACCGCGCACCTGCAACTTCATTCAGTGGAAAGACATGAAGATTGTTTATAAGAG GTATGCCAGCTTATATTTCTGTTTGGGCGTGGAGCATGAGGAGAATGAGCTTTTAGCCCTGGAGATTATTCACCGCTATGTAGAGCTGCTGGACAAATACTTTGGCAAT GTGTGTGAGTTGGACATAATCTTCAACTTTGAGAAAGCCTATTTTATCCTGGATGAGTTTTTAATGGGAGGAGAGATCCAGGAAACCTCTAAACAGATTGTGAATCGAGCCATTGAATCCTCAGACATGTTACAAGAG ACCATGGAGGAGTATATGAGCAAACCTGCGTTTTAA
- the ap1s3b gene encoding AP-1 complex subunit sigma-3b isoform X1, translated as MMHFLLLFSRQGRLRLQKWYTAISEREKKKIIREMTTMVLARQPRTCNFIQWKDMKIVYKRYASLYFCLGVEHEENELLALEIIHRYVELLDKYFGNVCELDIIFNFEKAYFILDEFLMGGEIQETSKQIVNRAIESSDMLQEDDHSEWYEVELFG; from the exons ATG ATGcatttcctgctgctcttcagTCGCCAAGGGCGTCTGCGTCTGCAGAAGTGGTACACGGCCATATCAGAGCgtgagaagaagaagattaTAAGGGAGATGACAACCATGGTCTTAGCTAGGCAACCGCGCACCTGCAACTTCATTCAGTGGAAAGACATGAAGATTGTTTATAAGAG GTATGCCAGCTTATATTTCTGTTTGGGCGTGGAGCATGAGGAGAATGAGCTTTTAGCCCTGGAGATTATTCACCGCTATGTAGAGCTGCTGGACAAATACTTTGGCAAT GTGTGTGAGTTGGACATAATCTTCAACTTTGAGAAAGCCTATTTTATCCTGGATGAGTTTTTAATGGGAGGAGAGATCCAGGAAACCTCTAAACAGATTGTGAATCGAGCCATTGAATCCTCAGACATGTTACAAGAG GATGACCACAGTGAGTGGTATGAGGTGGAGCTGTTTGGATGA
- the scg2b gene encoding secretogranin-2b, with the protein MLHFHHKLPAGGAVVLLAFLLQGCAVQAASLPRHYRLRGGESEGQPAAFSPSSDLIKALEYIENLKQRNGGRPEPADYDEVEKFKILLQLATQQDEVPGDRQSNPGIQGPDISAGQLMKAMLKTLQDQAGKDPRSDRRTHRHRTKDTEAPESAPADYGNFPRPHKKYPLMFEDEENTDAAKRATEDLDEQYTPQSLANLRSIFDELGRMAAVPNQKRGVFGDDDEEGQDGLNQEMAGGEEWVPVEEREETEEMVNRSHEEMDRALNEQEEAEREEMQRRANQNQEDADDDTKLVDYYLLKVLEMSDQTQKRDQTGDQRKRLIRPSIVDPRTVKELLELSLKLHVPPQDLIDMLLTEELRKLHRDPQTLTRYTAGQTPKIRYFSRRLPLKSKPAPEDMDREDFLDIIGVETISNEYPVVQRPIKTPSSTDRISAATSAVAVPVKIPSPSGRRENLFLSELNKMPLKRQADVNDEDDDEGGDVEDEVTTYLAAKILTEYPNTITKRDTQAQLKGQFPYELYERAMKDYMEQADTEARPVAKRETEEQTEEMANPGEVQGKEEVTAKTSAPQTEKEEEERREIKAAGM; encoded by the coding sequence ATGCTGCATTTCCACCACAAGTTGCCCGCGGGGGGAGCCGTGGTCCTGCTCGCCTTCCTTCTCCAAGGATGCGCCGTGCAAGCTGCGTCTCTTCCCCGTCACTACAGGCTCCGGGGCGGGGAGAGCGAGGGGCAACCGGCTGCATTTTCACCCAGCTCCGACCTGATCAAAGCCCTGGAGTACATCGAAAACCTGAAGCAGCGAAACGGCGGCCGACCCGAGCCCGCGGATTACGATGAGGTGGAAAAATTCAAGATTTTGCTTCAACTCGCCACGCAACAGGATGAGGTTCCCGGGGACCGCCAGTCGAACCCCGGCATCCAGGGCCCGGACATAAGCGCTGGACAGCTGATGAAGGCGATGCTCAAGACTCTCCAGGATCAGGCCGGTAAAGATCCCAGGAGCGACCGCCGAACGCACAGGCACCGCACCAAAGACACAGAAGCACCTGAAAGTGCACCAGCAGACTATGGCAATTTCCCCAGACCCCACAAGAAGTATCCACTGATGTTTGAAGACGAAGAGAACACAGACGCAGCCAAGCGCGCAACAGAAGATCTGGACGAGCAGTATACCCCTCAGAGCCTGGCCAATCTGAGATCCATCTTCGATGAACTGGGGAGGATGGCCGCAGTCCCCAACCAAAAGAGAGGTGTGTTCGGGGACGACGACGAAGAAGGGCAGGATGGGCTTAATCAGGAAATGGCTGGAGGAGAGGAGTGGGTCCCCGtagaggagagggaggagacCGAGGAGATGGTGAACAGGAGCCACGAAGAGATGGACAGAGCGCTCAATGAACAGGAGGAAGCAGAGCGCGAGGAGATGCAACGCCGTGCCAACCAAAACCAAGAGGATGCTGACGATGACACTAAACTCGTAGATTACTACCTGTTGAAGGTCCTGGAGATGAGCGATCAGACGCAGAAGAGGGATCAGACCGGAGATCAGAGGAAGAGGCTGATCCGCCCCTCCATCGTGGATCCCCGGACAGTGAAAGAGCTGCTGGAGCTTTCCCTCAAGCTCCACGTTCCCCCTCAAGACCTCATCGACATGCTGCTCACGGAGGAGCTCAGGAAGCTCCACCGCGACCCCCAAACCTTAACTCGCTACACGGCCGGCCAGACCCCCAAAATAAGGTACTTCAGCCGCAGGCTGCCGCTGAAAAGCAAGCCTGCTCCCGAAGACATGGACAGAGAGGACTTTCTGGACATCATCGGGGTGGAGACCATCAGCAACGAATACCCCGTTGTGCAGAGACCCATAAAGACTCCCTCCTCCACAGACAGAATCTCAGCAGCGACGAGCGCTGTTGCAGTCCCGGTTAAAATCCCGTCACCCTCCGGACGCCGAGAGAACCTGTTTCTGTCGGAACTCAACAAGATGCCCCTGAAGCGTCAGGCCGACGTCAACGATGAAGACGACGACGAAGGCGGCGACGTAGAAGACGAGGTGACCACCTATCTTGCGGCCAAAATCCTTACAGAGTACCCCAACACAATCACCAAGCGGGACACCCAGGCGCAGCTGAAGGGACAGTTCCCCTACGAGCTGTACGAGCGCGCCATGAAGGACTACATGGAGCAAGCAGACACTGAGGCACGGCCAGTGGCCAAGAGGGAAACCGAGGAGCAAACGGAGGAGATGGCGAACCCCGGAGAGGTACAGGGAAAGGAGGAGGTGACGGCCAAGACCTCTGCTCCgcaaacagaaaaggaagaggaagagcgCCGTGAGATAAAAGCGGCCGGGATGTAA